Proteins found in one Cellulomonas palmilytica genomic segment:
- the miaB gene encoding tRNA (N6-isopentenyl adenosine(37)-C2)-methylthiotransferase MiaB has protein sequence MSTTLPAPALARTPASATTPAPAEAQARTYLVKTLGCQMNVHDSEHMAGMLEQAGYVAATPEQVAAEDADVVVINTCAVRENAADKLYGNLGRLAGTKRSRPGGMQIAVGGCLAQKDRAGIVERAPWVDVVFGTHNLDVLPALLERARHNERAQVEIEESLKVFPSTLPTRRESVYAGWVSISVGCNNTCTFCIVPHLRGKERDRRPGEILAEVEALVATGAIEVTLLGQNVNSYGVGFGDRGAFAKLLRAVGAVEGLERVRFTSPHPAAFTDDVIAAMAQTPTVMPSLHMPLQSGSDRVLRAMRRSYRSEKFLGILDRVRAQIPHAAITTDVIVGFPGETDEDFEETLRVVEASRFSSAFTFQYSPRPGTPAADLPDQLPKAVVQERYERLVALQERICAQENAAQEGRVVEVLVAEGEGRKDGETRRISGRAADNRLVHLALPADLAAADAPRPGDLVTVQVTHGAPHHLVADSAVTGGPFAVRRTRAGDAWAARQAGDDEHDEHAGGACGTGGAPAGPVSLGMPTLAVR, from the coding sequence ATGTCCACGACCCTGCCTGCCCCCGCCCTCGCCCGCACGCCCGCGTCCGCGACGACGCCCGCGCCCGCCGAGGCGCAGGCGCGTACGTACCTGGTCAAGACGCTCGGCTGCCAGATGAACGTGCACGACTCCGAGCACATGGCCGGCATGCTCGAGCAGGCGGGCTACGTCGCCGCGACGCCGGAGCAGGTCGCCGCGGAGGACGCGGACGTCGTCGTCATCAACACGTGCGCGGTACGCGAGAACGCCGCCGACAAGCTGTACGGGAACCTCGGGCGCCTCGCGGGCACCAAGCGCAGCCGCCCGGGCGGCATGCAGATCGCGGTCGGCGGCTGCCTCGCGCAGAAGGACCGCGCAGGCATCGTCGAGCGTGCGCCGTGGGTGGACGTGGTGTTCGGCACGCACAACCTCGACGTGCTGCCGGCGCTGCTGGAGCGCGCCCGGCACAACGAGCGCGCACAGGTCGAGATCGAGGAGTCCCTCAAGGTCTTCCCGTCGACGTTGCCGACGCGCCGCGAGTCCGTCTACGCGGGCTGGGTGTCGATCAGCGTGGGCTGCAACAACACCTGCACGTTCTGCATCGTCCCGCACCTGCGGGGCAAGGAGCGCGACCGTCGGCCGGGCGAGATCCTCGCCGAGGTGGAGGCGCTCGTCGCGACGGGCGCGATCGAGGTGACGCTGCTCGGGCAGAACGTGAACTCCTACGGCGTGGGGTTCGGCGACCGCGGCGCGTTCGCCAAGCTGCTGCGCGCGGTCGGCGCGGTCGAGGGCCTCGAGCGCGTGCGGTTCACCTCGCCCCACCCGGCGGCGTTCACCGACGACGTCATCGCGGCGATGGCGCAGACGCCCACGGTGATGCCGTCGCTGCACATGCCGCTGCAGTCGGGCTCGGACCGCGTCCTGCGCGCGATGCGCCGCTCGTACCGCTCGGAGAAGTTCCTCGGCATCCTCGACCGGGTGCGCGCGCAGATCCCGCACGCCGCGATCACGACGGACGTCATCGTCGGCTTCCCGGGGGAGACCGACGAGGACTTCGAGGAGACATTGCGGGTCGTCGAGGCGTCGCGGTTCTCGTCGGCGTTCACGTTCCAGTACTCGCCGCGCCCGGGCACGCCCGCCGCGGACCTGCCCGACCAGCTGCCGAAGGCCGTCGTGCAGGAGCGCTACGAGCGGCTCGTCGCGCTGCAGGAGCGGATCTGCGCGCAGGAGAACGCGGCGCAGGAGGGGCGCGTCGTCGAGGTGCTCGTCGCCGAGGGCGAGGGGCGCAAGGACGGCGAGACGCGCCGCATCTCGGGGCGCGCGGCGGACAACCGGCTCGTGCACCTCGCGCTGCCGGCCGACCTCGCCGCGGCCGACGCGCCGCGGCCCGGCGACCTCGTGACGGTCCAGGTCACGCACGGCGCCCCGCACCACCTCGTCGCGGACTCGGCCGTCACGGGCGGCCCGTTCGCCGTGCGCCGCACGCGCGCCGGTGACGCGTGGGCGGCGCGGCAGGCGGGCGACGACGAGCACGACGAGCACGCGGGTGGCGCGTGCGGCACGGGCGGCGCGCCCGCCGGCCCGGTGAGCCTGGGCATGCCGACGCTCGCGGTCCGCTGA
- a CDS encoding type III secretion system chaperone family protein, which translates to MSGPGWLLRVLGGLPKPPKDVPSDDEEPRPVTRDRIGDYLLSKGYRFIVDDDGDLTGTWDGSRFWFLLLGEHDEIVQVRGRWQRQVPLEQRGAVALAMNDWNRERIWPKAYVREEEGMLALYSEVSADFEPGATDAQLAQVLACGLGTGVQLFAALEATIPGPGPATALPDD; encoded by the coding sequence GTGAGCGGGCCCGGCTGGCTGCTGCGCGTGCTCGGCGGCCTGCCGAAGCCGCCGAAGGACGTGCCCTCCGACGACGAGGAGCCGCGTCCCGTCACGCGGGACCGCATCGGCGACTACCTGCTGAGCAAGGGGTACCGCTTCATCGTCGACGACGACGGCGACCTCACCGGCACGTGGGACGGCAGCCGGTTCTGGTTCCTGCTGCTCGGCGAGCACGACGAGATCGTGCAGGTGCGCGGCCGGTGGCAGCGGCAGGTCCCGCTCGAGCAGCGCGGCGCGGTCGCGCTCGCGATGAACGACTGGAACCGCGAGCGCATCTGGCCCAAGGCGTACGTGCGCGAGGAGGAGGGCATGCTCGCCCTGTACTCCGAGGTCAGCGCGGACTTCGAGCCGGGTGCGACCGACGCGCAGCTCGCGCAGGTGCTCGCGTGCGGGCTCGGCACGGGCGTGCAGCTGTTCGCGGCGCTCGAGGCCACGATCCCCGGACCGGGTCCGGCCACCGCGCTGCCCGACGACTGA
- a CDS encoding type III secretion system chaperone family protein: protein MTAKPDEHRPWWRRRRASTGTGRARGPAADPSDDELHDSVTRLLARELGVAEPAPEHPRAVTPARIAAWMSDNHFSYFVDNDGDLGGLWRGRLFYFFLFGESSEILQVRGQWHREIAIERLEEVLDLCNEWNADRIWPKAYVRVRDNGRVHVVSEVATDLEHGATDAQLSQLLFCGLSTGSMFFDALDEKYPDPAGSMP from the coding sequence ATGACCGCCAAGCCCGACGAGCACCGCCCCTGGTGGCGGCGCCGGCGAGCGTCGACGGGCACCGGGCGGGCCCGCGGACCCGCCGCCGACCCGAGCGACGACGAGCTGCACGACAGCGTCACGCGGCTGCTCGCGCGCGAGCTGGGCGTCGCCGAGCCCGCGCCGGAGCACCCGCGGGCGGTCACGCCGGCCCGCATCGCCGCCTGGATGAGCGACAACCACTTCAGCTACTTCGTCGACAACGACGGCGACCTCGGCGGCCTGTGGCGGGGGCGGCTGTTCTACTTCTTCCTCTTCGGAGAGAGCTCGGAGATCCTGCAGGTCCGCGGCCAGTGGCACCGCGAGATCGCGATCGAGCGTCTCGAGGAGGTGCTCGACCTGTGCAACGAGTGGAACGCCGACCGGATCTGGCCCAAGGCGTACGTGCGCGTGCGGGACAACGGGCGCGTGCACGTCGTCTCGGAGGTCGCGACCGACCTCGAGCACGGCGCGACGGACGCGCAGCTCTCGCAGCTGCTGTTCTGCGGGCTGTCGACCGGGTCGATGTTCTTCGACGCGCTCGACGAGAAGTACCCCGACCCCGCCGGGAGCATGCCGTGA
- a CDS encoding type III secretion system chaperone family protein: MGFFTRNDQPEPAGPAPEPTTALEPLTNERITATLDAHGYRYAIDSDGDVGGIWDDHVFYFVRIGPEREFLQVRGRWSRVLPASAYLEVLELANAWNTAKVFPKTYVRVEEDQLGIYAEHAVDYAPGVADEQIDQHLGCAVSTALAFFAHLDEAYPQAVEEHRARIAAARES; this comes from the coding sequence GTGGGCTTCTTCACCCGGAACGACCAGCCCGAGCCCGCCGGGCCCGCACCCGAGCCGACCACGGCGCTGGAGCCCCTGACGAACGAGCGGATCACCGCGACGCTGGACGCGCACGGGTACCGGTACGCGATCGACTCCGACGGCGACGTGGGCGGGATCTGGGACGACCACGTCTTCTACTTCGTGCGGATCGGGCCCGAGCGCGAGTTCCTGCAGGTGCGCGGACGCTGGTCGCGGGTGCTGCCCGCGTCGGCGTACCTCGAGGTGCTCGAGCTCGCGAACGCGTGGAACACCGCCAAGGTGTTCCCGAAGACGTACGTGCGGGTGGAGGAGGACCAGCTGGGGATCTACGCGGAGCACGCGGTGGACTACGCGCCGGGCGTCGCCGACGAGCAGATCGACCAGCACCTGGGCTGCGCGGTGTCGACGGCGCTCGCGTTCTTCGCGCACCTCGACGAGGCCTACCCGCAGGCGGTCGAGGAGCACCGCGCACGGATCGCGGCGGCCCGCGAGAGCTGA
- a CDS encoding class III extradiol ring-cleavage dioxygenase family protein produces MLVAAALVPDTVLLVPGASGRRDAARPLRAAALDAVAAATRGVDRVVVVAPDDRPPPRPDDAVVALVGRVRASLAPVGVPDHLLVDEVVRDLVDAADPGAVPAQDRLVAPAGAAVALHLLAAAGWSGPTACLLVGSVPRAGAADGLRAAGRLVVDAGRTALVVVGSASGRHGPDAPLADDPAAPAYDERLVADLATADPEAAGRLAALDADEAAALAVTGWGPWQVLLGARGRADVVADVHSALLLGAQHVVGTWVAA; encoded by the coding sequence ATGCTCGTCGCCGCCGCCCTCGTCCCCGACACGGTCCTGCTGGTCCCCGGGGCGAGCGGACGCCGCGACGCCGCGCGTCCGTTGCGTGCGGCCGCCCTGGACGCGGTCGCGGCGGCGACGCGTGGCGTCGACCGCGTGGTCGTCGTCGCGCCCGACGACCGGCCGCCTCCCCGTCCCGACGACGCGGTCGTGGCGCTCGTCGGGCGGGTGCGCGCGTCGCTCGCGCCCGTCGGCGTGCCGGACCACCTGCTGGTCGACGAGGTCGTCCGTGACCTCGTCGACGCCGCGGACCCCGGTGCCGTGCCCGCGCAGGACCGCCTGGTCGCGCCCGCCGGTGCGGCCGTCGCGTTGCACCTGCTCGCCGCCGCCGGCTGGTCCGGGCCGACCGCGTGCCTCCTCGTCGGGAGCGTCCCGCGCGCCGGCGCGGCCGACGGGCTGCGGGCCGCCGGACGGCTCGTCGTCGACGCGGGTCGCACGGCCCTGGTCGTCGTCGGGTCGGCGAGCGGGCGGCACGGCCCCGACGCGCCCCTCGCCGACGACCCGGCCGCGCCCGCCTACGACGAGCGCCTGGTGGCGGACCTCGCGACCGCCGACCCGGAGGCGGCCGGGCGGCTCGCCGCGCTCGACGCCGACGAGGCCGCGGCGCTCGCCGTCACCGGCTGGGGGCCGTGGCAGGTGCTGCTCGGCGCGCGCGGCCGCGCCGACGTCGTCGCCGACGTGCACAGCGCGCTCCTGCTCGGCGCGCAGCACGTCGTCGGGACGTGGGTGGCCGCATGA
- the miaA gene encoding tRNA (adenosine(37)-N6)-dimethylallyltransferase MiaA: MSPLVVAVVGPTATGKSDLAVELALALRGEVLNADALQLYRGMDVGTAKLTPDERRGVPHHLLDVLDPREEASVADYQALARAAVDDCHARGARVVAAGGSGLYVRALLDHMEFPGTDPDVRARLEQRVEAEGSRALHAELERLDPTAAASIGPRNARRVVRALEVIELTGRPYSSSLPQHVYEVPAVQIGLDCDRAVLDERVAARTARMFDDGLVAEVERLLEHGLGRTAARAVGYAETAALLRGELTPDEARDAITAGTRRLARKQMGWFGRDPRVHWLDSRDPDLVARALALVGEADAGRLGHATDDPAPRRSLGS; the protein is encoded by the coding sequence ATGAGCCCGCTCGTCGTCGCCGTCGTCGGCCCCACCGCGACCGGCAAGTCCGACCTCGCCGTCGAGCTCGCGCTCGCCCTGCGCGGCGAGGTCCTCAACGCCGACGCGCTGCAGCTCTACCGCGGCATGGACGTCGGCACTGCGAAGCTCACGCCCGACGAGCGGCGCGGCGTGCCGCACCACCTGCTCGACGTGCTCGACCCGCGCGAGGAGGCGAGCGTCGCGGACTACCAGGCGCTCGCCCGCGCCGCGGTCGACGACTGCCACGCGCGGGGTGCGCGCGTCGTCGCCGCGGGCGGATCGGGGCTGTACGTGCGCGCCCTGCTCGACCACATGGAGTTCCCCGGGACCGACCCGGACGTGCGCGCGCGGCTCGAGCAGCGCGTCGAGGCCGAGGGGTCGCGTGCGCTGCACGCCGAGCTCGAGCGCCTCGACCCGACGGCGGCCGCGTCGATCGGGCCGCGCAACGCGCGGCGGGTCGTGCGCGCGCTCGAGGTCATCGAGCTCACCGGCCGCCCGTACTCCTCGTCGCTGCCGCAGCACGTGTACGAGGTGCCCGCGGTGCAGATCGGGCTCGACTGCGACCGGGCGGTGCTCGACGAGCGCGTCGCGGCCCGCACCGCGCGGATGTTCGACGACGGCCTCGTGGCCGAGGTCGAGCGGCTCCTCGAGCACGGCCTGGGGCGTACCGCGGCGCGCGCGGTGGGGTACGCGGAGACGGCCGCGCTGCTGCGCGGCGAGCTGACGCCCGACGAGGCGCGCGACGCGATCACCGCCGGAACGCGGCGGCTCGCGCGCAAGCAGATGGGCTGGTTCGGGCGGGACCCGCGCGTGCACTGGCTCGACTCACGCGACCCCGACCTCGTCGCGCGGGCGCTCGCGCTCGTCGGCGAGGCCGACGCGGGCCGCCTCGGACACGCCACGGACGACCCCGCGCCCCGCCGTAGTCTGGGCTCATGA
- the dapF gene encoding diaminopimelate epimerase — protein MTSAAVDLAAATSLTGTLHVTKGHGTQNDFVLIDDRDGRLDLSAALVRALADRRAGVGGDGVIRLVGTQHVPEGAHLLESAPDARWFMDYRNADGSVAEMCGNGVRVFALYLDRLGLWGEGDELAVGTRAGVMRVRRVPVPQEAPDGAWFAFDIGRWHLPGGAAAEAAGRDAEVTVAGLDVPRPALSVDVGNPHSVLALPDAAVLETADLTTAPRVEPGPPHGTNVELVVPLGESVVDGSLTGRLRMRVHERGVGETRSCGTGAVAAAMAVRTWAGAGAPDVWLVDVPGGTVRVTALAGGHAELAGPAVLVGEMDVDVTALLGA, from the coding sequence ATGACCTCCGCCGCCGTGGACCTCGCCGCAGCCACGTCCCTCACCGGGACCCTGCACGTCACCAAGGGCCACGGGACGCAGAACGACTTCGTCCTGATCGACGACCGCGACGGCCGGCTCGACCTGTCCGCGGCGCTCGTCCGGGCGCTCGCCGACCGACGCGCGGGCGTGGGCGGCGACGGCGTGATCCGGCTCGTCGGCACGCAGCACGTGCCCGAGGGCGCGCACCTGCTCGAGAGCGCACCCGACGCGCGCTGGTTCATGGACTACCGCAACGCGGACGGCTCGGTCGCCGAGATGTGCGGCAACGGCGTGCGCGTGTTCGCGCTGTACCTCGACCGGCTCGGCCTGTGGGGCGAGGGCGACGAGCTCGCGGTCGGCACGCGCGCGGGCGTCATGCGCGTGCGTCGCGTCCCGGTGCCGCAGGAGGCCCCCGACGGTGCGTGGTTCGCGTTCGACATCGGCCGCTGGCACCTGCCGGGCGGCGCCGCCGCGGAGGCCGCGGGCCGCGACGCCGAGGTCACGGTCGCGGGGCTCGACGTCCCGCGTCCCGCGCTGTCCGTCGACGTCGGCAACCCGCACAGCGTCCTCGCGCTGCCCGACGCCGCCGTACTCGAGACCGCCGACCTCACGACCGCACCGCGCGTCGAGCCCGGCCCCCCGCACGGCACGAACGTCGAGCTCGTCGTGCCGCTCGGCGAGTCCGTCGTCGACGGGAGCCTCACGGGGCGGCTGCGCATGCGCGTGCACGAGCGCGGCGTGGGCGAGACCCGCTCGTGCGGGACGGGTGCGGTCGCCGCGGCCATGGCCGTGCGGACCTGGGCCGGAGCCGGCGCCCCCGACGTGTGGCTCGTGGACGTGCCGGGCGGCACCGTCCGGGTCACCGCGCTCGCGGGCGGCCACGCCGAGCTCGCGGGGCCTGCGGTGCTCGTCGGGGAGATGGACGTCGACGTGACGGCGCTGCTCGGCGCGTGA
- a CDS encoding TlpA family protein disulfide reductase, protein MSGVQADERAGTGRVTVTPDELGGSLGARATVVELSSTFCQPCRMARVVLQRAVGTTDGVRLVELDVAGPLGERLGRRLDVLSTPTTLVLDADGVVRFLAAGVPRLAQVRAALESVGATSAGPTSVA, encoded by the coding sequence GTGAGCGGCGTGCAGGCCGACGAGAGGGCCGGCACCGGACGCGTCACGGTGACGCCCGACGAGCTGGGCGGGTCGCTCGGTGCGCGCGCCACGGTCGTCGAGCTGTCGAGCACGTTCTGCCAGCCGTGCCGCATGGCGCGCGTCGTGCTGCAGCGCGCAGTGGGGACGACCGACGGCGTGCGGCTGGTCGAGCTCGACGTCGCGGGACCGCTGGGGGAGAGGCTCGGGCGTCGGCTGGACGTCCTGTCCACCCCGACCACGCTGGTCCTCGACGCCGACGGCGTCGTGCGGTTCCTGGCGGCCGGGGTGCCGCGGCTGGCTCAGGTCCGCGCGGCGCTCGAGTCGGTGGGCGCCACGTCGGCGGGCCCGACCTCCGTGGCCTGA